A DNA window from Euleptes europaea isolate rEulEur1 chromosome 20, rEulEur1.hap1, whole genome shotgun sequence contains the following coding sequences:
- the FAM219B gene encoding protein FAM219B, with product MAAGEEEPPGRREAGPGPSSNTGHRDKRRNREASLEKKGPYIMSKTPSLQDKLQKHREMAKAMLRRKGVLGGTVWNQPKPAAKRSVKFNKGYAALSQTSDETLVSVESDSDGELESRCSSGYSSAEVNQDLSRQLLQDGYHLDEVPDDEDLDLIPPKPVSSSPCSCCFGESASCSIQ from the exons ATGGCGGCGGGCGAGGAGGAGCCGCCGGGGCGGCGGGAGGCCGGGCCCGGGCCCAGCAGCAACACG GGGCACAGGGACAAGAGGAGAAACAGGGAAGCCTCATTGGAAAAAAAGGGACCGTACATCATGAGCAAAACGCCTTCTCTTCAAGACAAGCTGC AAAAGCATCGGGAGATGGCGAAGGCAATGCTGCGGAGGAAAGGAGTGCTCGGGGGAACCGTCTGGAACCAACCCAAACCAGCAGCCAAGAG GTCAGTGAAATTCAATAAGGGCTACGCTGCTCTGAGCCAGACCTCGGATGAAACCCTGGTGTCCGTGGAGTCAGACAG TGACGGGGAGCTGGAATCCCGATGTTCCTCTGGTTACTCCTCTGCGGAG GTGAACCAGGATCTCAGCCGACAGCTGCTGCAGGACGGATATCACCTAGACGAAGTCCCGGATGACGAGGACCTCGACCTCATTCCTCCCAAGCCCGTCTCGTCCTCTCCTTGCTCCTGTTGCTTCGGGGAATCTGCCTCTTGCTCCATCCAATGA
- the MPI gene encoding mannose-6-phosphate isomerase, whose protein sequence is MGAHPKGDAIILDNRISQKTLGQWIAENPGCLGSKVKEMFQGQLPFLFKVLSVNSALSIQAHPNKELAVKLHAQYPEHYPDANHKPEMAIALTPFDGLCGFRPVEEIVTFLQKVPEFRALIGNVAAEQLERSVDNDPRGVSAALRICFTRMMKSEKKICVEQLNQLVKRISHKAALGEETSSSCGDLLLQLHSQFPGDIGCFAIYFLNVVRLDPGECMFLGANEPHAYLYGDCIECMACSDNTVRAGLTPKFIDVLTLCEMLNYAPAPSSSKLLTPTQSRLDPCVSIYDPPVPDFAVMKIEIPPTVKLYLVSAIDSASIVLVIKGMAVGTSTAATSEMALRPGTVLFISANESISLHLSASEGMLLFRACCLL, encoded by the exons ATGGGCGCGCACCCCAAAGGGGACGCCATCATTCTGGACAATCGCATCTCCCAGAAGACCTTGGGGCAGTGGATTGCAGAAAACCCCGGGTGCCTGGGTTCAAAGGTCAAGGAAATGTTCCAGGGGCAGCTGCCTTTCCTGTTCAAGGTGCTCTCCGTCAACTCCGCCCTGTCCATTCAGGCGCACCCGAACAAG GAGCTGGCAGTGAAGCTTCACGCCCAGTACCCAGAACATTACCCCGATGCCAACCACAAGCCGGAGATGGCTATCGCCCTCACCCCCTTCGACGGTCTCTGTGGCTTCCGGCCTGTGGAGGAGATTGTAACTTTCCTTCAGA AGGTTCCCGAGTTCCGAGCCCTGATTGGGAACGTGGCCGCTGAGCAGCTGGAGCGCAGCGTGGACAACGACCCGCGGGGAGTGTCAGCCGCCCTGCGCATCTGCTTCACCAGGATGATGAAGAGCGAGAAGAAGATCTGCGTGGAGCAGCTCAATCAGCTGGTGAAACGGATTTCCCATAAAG CCGCTCTAGGAGAAGAGACCTCGTCAAGCTGCGGCGACCTTCTGCTCCAGCTTCACTCGCAGTTCCCCGGAGACATCGGCTGCTTCGCCATCTATTTCCTAAACGTGGTCAGGCTAGACCCGGGGGAGTGCATGTTCCTTGGAGCCAACGAGCCGCATGCCTACCTTTATGGAG ACTGCATCGAGTGCATGGCCTGCTCTGACAACACCGTGCGGGCGGGCCTCACGCCGAAGTTCATCGACGTTCTCACCCTGTGCGAAATGCTGAACTACGCTCCGGCCCCCAGCAGCTCCAAGCTCCTGACCCCCACCCAGAGCCGCCTGGACCCTTGCGTCTCCATCTACGACCCCCCGGTCCCAGACTTTGCTGTCATGAAGATAGAG atCCCTCCCACCGTCAAGCTGTACCTCGTTTCCGCCATCGACTCGGCCAGCATCGTGCTGGTGATCAAGGGGATGGCCGTGGGCACCTCCACCGCTGCCACCTCCGAAATGGCCCTCCGCCCGGGCACCGTGCTCTTCATCTCCGCCAACGAGAGCATTTCCTTGCACCTCTCCGCCTCCGAGGGGATGCTCCTCTTCCGAGCCTGCTGTCTCTTATAA